A single window of Flavobacterium aestivum DNA harbors:
- the fmt gene encoding methionyl-tRNA formyltransferase codes for MEKLRIIFMGTPEFAVGILNTIIKNNYEVVGVITAADKPAGRGQKLKYSAVKEYALENNLPLLQPTNLKDENFLKELKSLNANLQIVVAFRMLPKVVWEMPALGTFNLHASLLPNYRGAAPINWAIINGETKTGVTTFFIDDKIDTGAMILSSETEISESENAGQLHDRLMHLGSGTVIETLQLIENGNVTTTIQTDSPEIKTAYKLNKENCKIDWAKSASEINNLIRGLSPYPAAWCFFSDKDEEWNVKIYEAKIILEQHEHPIGSLLCTKKEMKIAVTGGYIQILSLQFPGKKKMNTHELLNGIVFSESAKAY; via the coding sequence ATGGAAAAATTAAGAATTATATTCATGGGAACCCCAGAATTTGCTGTTGGAATTCTGAACACCATAATCAAGAACAATTACGAAGTAGTTGGAGTAATTACTGCTGCTGACAAACCTGCAGGTCGTGGACAAAAATTAAAATACTCAGCTGTTAAAGAATACGCCTTAGAAAACAACCTTCCTCTTCTACAACCTACAAATCTAAAAGACGAAAACTTTCTTAAGGAATTAAAATCATTGAATGCCAATTTACAAATTGTTGTGGCGTTTAGAATGCTACCTAAAGTCGTTTGGGAAATGCCTGCGTTAGGCACCTTCAATCTTCACGCTTCACTGCTTCCTAATTATAGAGGTGCCGCTCCTATTAATTGGGCAATTATAAATGGAGAAACAAAAACCGGAGTCACTACCTTTTTTATAGATGACAAAATAGATACTGGAGCCATGATCTTAAGTTCCGAAACTGAAATTTCTGAATCTGAAAATGCAGGGCAGTTACACGATCGCTTAATGCATTTAGGAAGCGGAACCGTTATAGAAACATTACAATTAATAGAAAACGGAAATGTAACCACAACTATTCAGACCGATTCGCCAGAAATCAAAACGGCTTATAAACTAAATAAAGAGAATTGTAAAATCGACTGGGCGAAATCGGCATCAGAAATCAATAACCTTATCCGAGGGCTAAGCCCCTATCCTGCGGCTTGGTGCTTTTTTAGTGACAAGGATGAAGAGTGGAATGTAAAAATATATGAAGCCAAAATCATTTTGGAACAACACGAACATCCTATTGGAAGCTTGCTTTGCACCAAAAAAGAAATGAAAATTGCCGTTACAGGCGGCTACATCCAAATATTGAGTTTACAATTCCCAGGCAAAAAGAAAATGAACACGCATGAATTATTAAATGGTATCGTTTTTTCCGAAAGTGCAAAAGCCTATTAG
- a CDS encoding HU family DNA-binding protein, protein MNKSELIDAIAADAGITKAAAKLALESFLGNVGETLKKGGKISLVGFGSWSVSSRAARDGRNPQTGKTIQIAAKNVVKFKAGADLEGAVN, encoded by the coding sequence ATGAACAAATCAGAATTAATCGACGCTATCGCTGCTGATGCAGGAATCACAAAAGCTGCTGCAAAATTAGCTTTAGAATCATTTTTAGGAAATGTAGGTGAAACTTTGAAAAAAGGCGGAAAAATTTCTTTAGTAGGTTTTGGATCTTGGTCAGTGTCATCTAGAGCTGCAAGAGACGGAAGAAACCCACAAACAGGTAAAACTATCCAAATCGCTGCAAAAAATGTTGTGAAATTCAAAGCTGGTGCAGATTTAGAAGGAGCAGTAAACTAA
- a CDS encoding YqgE/AlgH family protein, producing MISEKLKKGYLLIAEPSIIGDLSFNRSVILLADHNEDGSVGFIINKPLKYTINDLIPEIDATFKIYNGGPVEQDNLYFIHNIPELVPNSIEISNGIYWGGNFESIKELINNGKIKKDNIRFFLGYTGWDEHQLETEMEANSWIITQNSYENKIIGKSATHFWKEQIIELGGEYLIWSNAPENPYLN from the coding sequence ATGATTTCCGAAAAATTAAAAAAAGGGTATTTACTTATCGCAGAACCATCCATAATTGGAGACCTATCTTTTAATAGATCTGTGATACTTTTAGCTGACCACAACGAAGATGGCTCAGTAGGCTTTATCATTAATAAACCTTTGAAATACACCATCAATGATCTTATTCCAGAAATTGATGCTACTTTCAAAATTTATAATGGAGGACCGGTAGAACAAGACAATCTTTACTTCATCCACAACATTCCAGAATTAGTCCCTAATAGTATAGAGATCTCAAATGGAATTTATTGGGGAGGTAATTTTGAATCAATTAAAGAACTCATCAATAACGGTAAAATCAAAAAAGACAACATTCGTTTCTTTTTAGGCTATACTGGTTGGGATGAGCATCAATTAGAAACAGAAATGGAAGCCAATTCGTGGATAATCACCCAAAACAGTTATGAAAACAAAATAATTGGCAAATCAGCAACCCATTTCTGGAAAGAACAAATCATAGAACTTGGAGGAGAATACCTCATCTGGTCAAATGCACCAGAGAATCCATATTTAAATTAA